The Centroberyx gerrardi isolate f3 chromosome 24, fCenGer3.hap1.cur.20231027, whole genome shotgun sequence genome includes a region encoding these proteins:
- the LOC139917032 gene encoding uncharacterized protein LOC139917032: protein MRKKILKTPCLLLSLFTSFNLCSGKFGTPITDDVSKLSLLKQNIPTDYEIPVYYIPKEVSGMCWVVLNIYPLEQSLRKLANMFGAISSNKENIVVFIAMLKSLRFTFDHEELETAMQVFQCHYREGSLMSGLYFDYIKELLHSAAQGTVGFPCKPPPCLNSQQTPGSQEEGREHSWSKRSPLLLILIPITACVFLLVWLVKSRRRRLTVCDIENSQTTPSDTVPTVSISVPLHTLAHTADTPSVGQSVLEHESG, encoded by the exons ATCTTGAAAACACCTTGTCTCCTCTTGAGTCTGTTCACAAGTTTTAATCTCTGCTCTGGAAAATTTGGGACACCGATAACTGATGATGTGAGCAAGCTGTCATTATTG AAGCAGAATATTCCAACTGATTATGAGATTCCTGTTTATTACATTCCCAAAGAAGTG AGCGGCATGTGCTGGGTGGTGTTAAATATCTATCCTCTGGAGCAAAGCCTTCGGAAGCTGGCCAACATGTTTGGTGCCATATCCTCCAACAAAGAGAACATCGTTGTCTTCATTGCGATGCTGAAGAGTTTACGCTTCACTTTTGACCATGAGGAACTG GAAACGGCAATGCAAGTCTTCCAGTGTCACTATCGGGAAGGGAGCCTAATGTCTGGTCTTTACTTTGACTACATCAAAGAACTCTTACATTCTGCCGCTCAAGGAACAGTCGGCTTCCCATGCAAGCCTCCACCGTGCCTCAACTCGCAACAAACACCAG GGAGTCAAGAAGAGGGTCGTGAACACAGCTGGTCGAAGAGAAGTCCCTTGCTTCTGATCCTCATCCCCATCACAGCTTGTGTCTTCCTCTTAGTGTGGCTG gtcaAGTCAAGAAGAAGGCgtttgacagtgtgtgacattGAGAATAGCCAAACGACACCCTCTGACACCGTCCCAACTGTTTCTATCTCCGTCCCACTTCACACACTCGCCCACACCGCCGATACTCCGTCAGTGGGACAATCGGTCCTTGAACACGAGAGCGGATGA